A window from Drosophila nasuta strain 15112-1781.00 chromosome 3, ASM2355853v1, whole genome shotgun sequence encodes these proteins:
- the LOC132792136 gene encoding uncharacterized protein LOC132792136: MMRFICVLLVLIAVSTSAQRPYGEVSIKGNAAFWERLFGYIVGLFLGVDDDFFKERQNNLDSSVEQPRPKTKVFSTQNDFPDIFTKPENDEFILFENDLPLERQQVQNTAEQIYSILDLFPKILQPGRGKIPNNQIVFFENNLPVDTLGQLPRFDGKFSILNLFPDILKLINPEKTVNHQLAPALELDEIPKQSEEPEEYLTNNDKNTVLYDDTENDSEVNDDEESGSELNDVEENDETEAANAT; this comes from the exons ATGATGagatttatttgtgttttgttggtGCTAATAGCGGTCTCTACGAGTGCACAACGCCCTTATGGAGAAGTATCAATTAAAGGAAACGCTGCATTTTGGGAAAGGCTCTTCGGATATATAGTTGGACTGTTTCTTGGAGTTGATGACGATTTTTTCAAAGAACGacaaaataatttagattCTAGCGTCGAACAACCTCGACCTAAGACTAAAGTATTTTCGACTCAAAACGATTTTCCTGACATTTTTACAAAACCTGAAAATGATGAATTTATCCTTTTTGAAAATGATCTTCCCTTGGAAAGACAACAAGTTCAAAACACGGCTGAACAAATCTACTCGATTTTAGACCTTTTCCCAAAAATTCTTCAACCAGGACGTGGAAAAATTCCAAATAatcaaattgtgttttttgaAAACAATCTTCCTGTGGACACGCTAGGACAACTCCCAAGATTCGATGGCAAATTTTCGATTCTAAACTTATTTCCTGAcattcttaaattaattaatccCGAGAAAACTGTAAATCATCAACTTGCTCCTGCTCTTGAACTTGATGAAATTCCAAAACAAAGCGAAGAACCTGAAGagtatttaacaaataatgataaaaataCTGTTTTGTATGATGATACTGAGAACGATTCTGAAGTCAAtg ATGACGAAGAATCGGGTTCGGAATTAAATGATGTTGAAGAAAATGATGAAACCGAAGCTGCGAACGCGACTTAA
- the LOC132792137 gene encoding gram-negative bacteria-binding protein 3, giving the protein MWPHLALIFCLAVASSNAYNVPNATVKVNTPRGFEVSIPDEPGISLFAFHGKLNEEMDDLSDQTWATDIVSSRNGRWTYRNRLQKLQPGDVLYYWITVRYNGLDYHNYNLEYKVCEETKGQRSTETNDGGVANQDNTRRAESGVGNVAKKDQAASKRIEVGKADNDDSQRINVEHADHENSHRINLYKFKCTLPEVC; this is encoded by the exons ATGTGGCCGCATTTAGCACTCATCTTTTGCCTGGCTGTCGCCAGCAGCAATGCCTACAACGTACCGAACGCGACTGTAAAGGTGAACACGCCTCGAGGATTTGAGGTTTCGATCCCGGATGAACCAGGCATCTCTCTGTTCGCTTTTCACGGCAAGCTCAATGAGGAAATGGATGATCTTAGCGATCAAACTTGGGCCACAGACATCGTTAGCTCACGGAACGGACGGTGGACATATCGCAATCGGCTACAGAAGCTGCAGCCAGGTGATGTACTCTATTATTGGATAACTGTCAGATACAATGGTCTAGACTACCACAACTACAATCTGGAATACAAAGTGTGTGAAGAAACAAAAGGTCAACGAAGCACAGAAACAAATGACGGGGGCGTTGCAAATCAAGATAATACACGACGAGCAGAAAGTGGAGTAGGAAATGTCGCTAAAAAAGATCAAGCAGCTAGTAAGCGAATCGAAGTGGGAAAGGCTGATAATGACGATAGCCAACGCATTAATGTGGAACACGCTGACCATGAAAATAGTCATCGCATTAATCTATATA aaTTCAAATGCACTTTGCCTGAAGTCTGTTAA